The DNA region GGTGGCGGCATGAAGCGCCGGACGTTCCGAGTGGAAGGGGCGTTGGTGGGGAAGGCCGTGGCCCGTGCGGTCGCGGATGAGTTGGGACTGCCCGAGCCCGGGGCACGGGGGCTGGTGGAGGTGGGCGCCGTCTACGTGGCGGGCAAGCGGAGCCGGGATGCGAATGCGCGGCTGACAGCCGGGCAGGTGGTGACGGTGGTGCTGGAGGAGGGCGGGCAGAGCCCCCTGTCCGAGGCGCCCCCCGCGCCCGAGCTGCGCGTGTTGTACGAGGACGCGGACGTCATCGCGGTAGACAAGCCGGCTGGCGTGTCCGCGCAGCCCACCGAGGGGCGCGTGGGGGACAGCCTGGTGGACCTGGTGGGGGCGAAGCTGGGACGCCCCGCGGGGCTGGTGCACCGCCTGGACCGGGAGACGTCCGGCGTGACGGTGTTCGGGAAGACGGCGGAGGCCACGTCGGCGCTGGCGGCCGAGTTCCGGGAGGGACGGGCGCGAAAGCGCTACGTCGCGGCCACCGGGCCGGGTTTGCCCCCGTCGGGCACGGTGGACCTGCCATTGTCCAAGGACCCGTCGCGCCCTGGCCGCTGGCGGGCGACCCGGGCGGCCAATGGTGTACCCGCGCTGACGGACTTCCACACGCTGTCATCGGGGCCGGCGTTCTGTGTCGTCGAGCTGCTGCCGCACACGGGCCGCACGCATCAGCTCCGCGCGCACCTGACGGCGCTGGGCGCTCCGATTCTGGGGGATGCGCGTTACGGCGGCGCGGCCCGGGCGGAAGGCGTGGAGGCACCGCGGTGCTTGCTGCATGCCCAGGCCCTGGAGCTGGGACATCCGCGCACGGGCAAGCTGCTGCGCATCGAGGCGCCGGTGCCGGAGGACCTGATGCGGTTCTTCCTGGCCGCTGGCGTGCCGGCGCCCTCGGGGGCCATTCGCGGCGCCGAGTGAGTCCTCACGCCGCGCAGGTGAAGTCGCGACCCTCCACCCAGCCCCGTCCGATGAGGTCCTCGCGAATCTCCGCGCGGGCCCAGCGGACGCCCACGCACACCAACAGGTGTCCATCCCCGGGGGCGCCGAGCTCCTGGGGAGAGATGACCGGGATGCCATGGATGCGCGTGCCCACCTTGCGAGGGTGGACCTCCACGTAGCGCCGCACGCGGACGCCTTCCTGGTGGAGGAAGTACGTCAGCGTCTTGCCGCTCGGGCCCGCGCCCCACACCGTGCAGGGGCGCCCGTCCGCCAGGGGGCCACGGCCTCGCGTCAGGTAGCGCGCCTTCGTCCACATGAAGCGCTTGACGGCATAGCGCGGGTCCGTTCGCGTCATCCGCCCGTCGCTGTCGCGCCAGCGAAGCAATACCTCGGGCAGGTTGCGCAGCCCGAAGCCCCGGTCCAGCAGCTCCAGCCACAGCGCGTAGTCCTCCGGGAAGTCGCCGTCCCGCCAGCCTCCCGCGGCCACCAGGGCGTCCCGGCGCAGGCAGACGGAAGGGTGGCACAGGGGGCTTTCGATGAAGCGCTCCCGGTCGAGTCGCTCTGCGGAGGTGAGCCCGCTGAGCCACATGGCATAGGCCTGGAGCGAGGGGCTCACGGGTTTGTCATCCCGGAACAGCTCCACGGCCGTGCCCACGCCGGCCAACCCGGGTTCCGCCTCCAGGGCGGTGAGGCTTGCCTCCAGGCGTTTGGGAAGGGCCTCGTCATCCGCGTCCATCCGGGCCACGTAGGGGGAGGTGGCTTCACGCAGCGCCAGGTTCAGCGCCGCCACCAGGCCTTGGCCCCGGCCGTCAAGGACTTCCACTCGCGAGTCGCTCGCCGCCAGGTCGGTCAGCACTTCACGCGTACCGTCCGTGGAGCCGTCGTCCACCGCGAACACGCGGAGGTCGCGGACGGTGCCCGTCAAGAGGCTGCGGACGGCGCGGGCCACAGTGGCTTCGGCGTTTCGCGCGGGGAGGAGGACACTAACAGCCGGAACGGGCATCGTTGTGTGTAGACTGCTGCACCCATGGGTGGCGTGAGAAACGGCAAGAGCGCCGGCACGCCGGAGCCCGCAGCGGTCCGACAGGCGGCGCTGCAGCCCGGCGCGTCCGACATCAAGCCCGCGGAGGATGTCAGCGAAGTGGTGGACCGGCACTTCCGGTCCGCGGCCCGGCAGTTGCGAGAGGGCTCCGCCGCGCGTGCGTTCGGAGAGCTTGCGCGCGCCAGCCGGACCTTGCCGATGACGCCGCGCCTGGCCGCCGGAATTGTGCGCATGGCGCTGCTGGCGGGCACGGAGGCGGCGGCCATCACCTTGCTGGAGGTGGCGCCTACGGTGGTCTCCAGCAGGCGCGCGGTCCGGCGTCAGCTCGCGCGGGTGCTGCGAC from Myxococcus xanthus includes:
- a CDS encoding glycosyltransferase family 2 protein, with translation MPVPAVSVLLPARNAEATVARAVRSLLTGTVRDLRVFAVDDGSTDGTREVLTDLAASDSRVEVLDGRGQGLVAALNLALREATSPYVARMDADDEALPKRLEASLTALEAEPGLAGVGTAVELFRDDKPVSPSLQAYAMWLSGLTSAERLDRERFIESPLCHPSVCLRRDALVAAGGWRDGDFPEDYALWLELLDRGFGLRNLPEVLLRWRDSDGRMTRTDPRYAVKRFMWTKARYLTRGRGPLADGRPCTVWGAGPSGKTLTYFLHQEGVRVRRYVEVHPRKVGTRIHGIPVISPQELGAPGDGHLLVCVGVRWARAEIREDLIGRGWVEGRDFTCAA
- a CDS encoding RluA family pseudouridine synthase — its product is MKRRTFRVEGALVGKAVARAVADELGLPEPGARGLVEVGAVYVAGKRSRDANARLTAGQVVTVVLEEGGQSPLSEAPPAPELRVLYEDADVIAVDKPAGVSAQPTEGRVGDSLVDLVGAKLGRPAGLVHRLDRETSGVTVFGKTAEATSALAAEFREGRARKRYVAATGPGLPPSGTVDLPLSKDPSRPGRWRATRAANGVPALTDFHTLSSGPAFCVVELLPHTGRTHQLRAHLTALGAPILGDARYGGAARAEGVEAPRCLLHAQALELGHPRTGKLLRIEAPVPEDLMRFFLAAGVPAPSGAIRGAE